Proteins from a genomic interval of Clostridium cochlearium:
- a CDS encoding DUF1667 domain-containing protein produces the protein MEERILTCIGCPMGCNLTVKLENGEVIDVKGNNCGIGLNYAKKECTNPTRIVTSSVYIEDGEIEILPVKTKEDIPKSKISECMKSLKGLVVKAPVKIGDVIVENVCDTGVDIIATRTIKKKAV, from the coding sequence ATGGAAGAAAGAATTCTAACTTGCATAGGCTGTCCTATGGGATGTAATTTAACTGTTAAGCTAGAAAATGGAGAAGTTATAGATGTTAAAGGAAATAACTGTGGAATAGGATTAAATTATGCTAAGAAAGAATGTACTAATCCTACAAGAATAGTTACATCATCAGTTTATATAGAAGATGGAGAAATAGAGATACTACCTGTAAAAACTAAAGAGGATATACCTAAAAGTAAAATAAGTGAATGCATGAAGTCACTAAAGGGATTAGTAGTAAAAGCTCCAGTTAAAATAGGAGATGTAATTGTAGAAAACGTATGTGATACAGGTGTAGATATAATAGCTACAAGAACTATAAAAAAGAAAGCTGTTTAA